One stretch of Nitrospirota bacterium DNA includes these proteins:
- a CDS encoding AAA family ATPase — translation MKIAITGKGGVGKTTLSAVLSHIFASEGKKVIAVDADPDANLAAAFGISRAETAKIKPIAEMTWLVEERTGAKPGSSGGIFKLNPRVDDIPAEYGYRFDNITLLITGRSKEAASGCYCPENVFLKRLLKHLIAERDEVVIVDMEAGIEHLTRGTTEHVDAFIVVVEPGQRSIQTAHTVKEMAEGLGVKNVMAVANKVRTAEDLDFIKTSMAGMKLIGVISFSNSIMEADIKGVSPYKNSPETTKEIKKIKDTLEGILSTSHRQ, via the coding sequence ATGAAGATAGCGATAACAGGAAAAGGCGGAGTCGGTAAAACAACCTTATCCGCTGTATTGAGCCATATCTTTGCATCTGAGGGGAAAAAGGTGATTGCAGTGGATGCAGACCCTGATGCAAACCTTGCCGCTGCCTTTGGCATAAGCCGCGCCGAGACTGCAAAGATTAAACCGATAGCAGAAATGACATGGCTGGTTGAAGAACGGACAGGAGCAAAGCCCGGCAGTTCAGGAGGCATCTTCAAACTCAATCCGAGAGTGGACGACATCCCTGCCGAATACGGCTACAGGTTTGACAACATAACTCTGCTGATAACAGGAAGATCAAAAGAAGCGGCGTCGGGCTGTTACTGTCCTGAAAATGTATTTTTAAAAAGGCTTCTCAAACATCTCATCGCTGAAAGGGATGAGGTTGTGATAGTGGATATGGAGGCAGGTATCGAACACCTTACAAGGGGAACCACCGAGCATGTGGATGCTTTTATAGTCGTTGTCGAGCCTGGACAGAGGAGCATTCAGACAGCACACACCGTCAAGGAGATGGCAGAAGGGCTTGGAGTAAAAAATGTTATGGCAGTCGCCAACAAGGTAAGAACAGCAGAAGACCTTGATTTCATAAAAACCAGTATGGCTGGCATGAAACTGATAGGTGTTATAAGCTTCAGCAATTCAATAATGGAAGCTGACATAAAAGGCGTCTCTCCATATAAAAACTCGCCAGAAACAACAAAGGAAATAAAAAAAATCAAAGACACTCTTGAAGGCATCCTCTCTACGAGCCATCGGCAATGA
- a CDS encoding 5-formyltetrahydrofolate cyclo-ligase: MRKNSNKKTIRQEILLKRDAISENIKREKDAAIRQRIIRLPEFTDAKKILFYASFRNEVDTMEMIKISLSQGKRVILPKVDKENKMLKLYEIKAMSELMQGYMGILEPFVSEERLTGLDDMDLVIIPGAAFDISGNRLGYGAGFYDRLLAGIKNKIPVIASAYEEQIVDNIPSEPHDVKVSKIVTDMRVIECGDKNSTV, from the coding sequence ATGAGAAAAAACAGCAATAAAAAAACAATAAGACAGGAAATCCTTCTGAAAAGAGACGCCATTTCAGAAAATATCAAAAGAGAAAAAGATGCCGCGATAAGACAGCGCATAATCCGGCTCCCTGAATTCACAGATGCAAAAAAAATACTTTTCTATGCCTCTTTCAGAAACGAGGTTGATACGATGGAGATGATTAAAATTTCACTCAGTCAGGGTAAAAGAGTCATACTGCCGAAAGTTGATAAAGAAAATAAGATGTTAAAACTCTACGAAATAAAAGCTATGAGCGAACTCATGCAGGGCTACATGGGAATCTTAGAACCGTTTGTATCAGAGGAAAGATTAACAGGGCTTGACGATATGGACCTCGTCATCATTCCGGGCGCAGCCTTTGATATTTCAGGAAACAGGCTCGGCTACGGCGCAGGATTTTATGACAGGCTCCTTGCAGGAATAAAAAATAAAATCCCGGTAATTGCTTCTGCTTATGAGGAACAGATTGTTGATAATATACCTTCAGAGCCCCATGATGTAAAAGTCAGCAAGATTGTTACAGACATGAGAGTTATTGAGTGCGGAGATAAAAACAGCACAGTCTAA
- the lysA gene encoding diaminopimelate decarboxylase, whose amino-acid sequence MHFFRYKRNELFAEDVPVKRLAEKYGTPLYIYSYKTLLRHFKAYENAFNGYPHIICFALKSNSNPSILRLFAKNGGGADIVSGGELYAALNAGISPKKIVYAGVGKTDEEIRFALKSKILMFNVESEDELRAINRIAGEMKTKAPVGLRINPDIDPETHPYISTGLRQHKFGIPIDDAVEHYRTASRLKNISVIGIHKHIGSQITKVSPFVDALRRILVLVDELSAQGVNIKCLDIGGGLGISYKDEEPPVPSDLARNLLPLLKGRKMTLIMEPGRSIAGNAGILVTKTLYLKEGCEKEFVIVDAGMNDLLRPSLYGAYHRILPLRKTRRSGIFADVVGPICESGDFIAKEREMPAVKQGEYLAVMGAGAYGFSMSSNYNSRPRPAEVMVKGREHFLIRERETYKDILRNVRIPKFLKSV is encoded by the coding sequence ATGCATTTTTTCAGATATAAGAGGAATGAACTGTTTGCAGAGGATGTGCCTGTAAAGAGGCTTGCGGAGAAATACGGAACACCTCTTTACATATACAGCTATAAAACGCTTCTCAGGCATTTCAAGGCGTATGAAAACGCATTTAACGGTTATCCGCATATAATCTGCTTTGCGCTTAAGTCAAATTCAAATCCGTCTATTTTGAGGCTTTTTGCAAAAAACGGCGGAGGCGCTGATATTGTTTCAGGCGGAGAGTTATACGCGGCTTTAAATGCAGGCATATCTCCGAAAAAGATTGTATATGCAGGCGTCGGGAAAACCGATGAAGAGATAAGGTTTGCGCTGAAATCAAAAATACTCATGTTCAATGTAGAGTCTGAAGATGAACTCAGAGCGATAAACAGGATTGCCGGAGAGATGAAGACAAAGGCTCCTGTCGGATTGAGGATTAATCCCGATATTGACCCTGAAACGCATCCTTATATTTCCACAGGGCTCAGACAGCATAAATTCGGCATACCGATTGACGATGCGGTTGAACATTACAGAACTGCAAGCAGGCTTAAAAATATTTCTGTTATCGGCATACACAAGCACATAGGTTCTCAAATTACAAAAGTGTCTCCGTTTGTTGATGCGCTCAGAAGGATTCTGGTCCTTGTTGATGAACTCAGCGCTCAGGGAGTAAATATCAAATGCCTTGACATAGGCGGCGGGCTTGGCATCTCGTATAAGGATGAAGAGCCGCCTGTGCCTTCAGACCTTGCAAGAAATCTTCTGCCGCTGCTTAAGGGAAGAAAGATGACCTTGATAATGGAGCCGGGCAGGTCTATAGCCGGCAATGCGGGAATACTCGTTACAAAGACCCTTTACCTTAAAGAGGGATGCGAAAAGGAGTTTGTGATAGTGGATGCGGGGATGAATGACCTGCTCAGGCCTTCGCTTTACGGCGCCTATCACCGCATTCTGCCTCTGAGGAAAACAAGGAGAAGCGGCATATTTGCCGATGTTGTGGGGCCTATCTGCGAGTCAGGAGACTTTATTGCGAAAGAAAGGGAGATGCCTGCGGTAAAGCAGGGAGAATATCTGGCTGTGATGGGAGCCGGAGCATACGGTTTTTCAATGAGTTCAAATTATAACAGCCGCCCCAGGCCTGCAGAAGTAATGGTAAAGGGAAGAGAGCATTTTTTAATAAGGGAAAGGGAAACGTACAAAGATATATTGAGAAATGTGCGGATTCCTAAGTTTTTAAAAAGCGTGTGA
- a CDS encoding HD domain-containing protein: MDSQEKDFVNAKDIINQFTVIIRTAYIHDPGNIAVTTAMDRFIALMSPFIEAEGELMLDLRGEFFYINDKRVRYPLEFLPNFDFLSREFRKRGLGSIAFKDTLQHEDIRAFLKAFITSMFSETTFETLEESMSGIDSIKVGKLKKIRTAGEGKPDVRRAVKKTYFNAVSHTRAVMSKLKAGEEVSMRKTKRVVESMVDLILEEEQLLIGMTSIKDYDEYTYNHSVNVSILSVALGQRIGLNRKALTELGIVALFHDLGKIEVPKEILNKSTSFTEQEWDLVKKHPFWGVRALLRMKKIDYTSIRSAITSFEHHMYCDLSGYPKIKESIELDFYSKIVTLADNYDGMTSSRVYARIPIPPDKALSLMMEKAGTQLDPTLFKFFTNMMGIFPIGTFVMLDTKELGLVYQSGAMFLNRPQILVIINSKEEKVDGYVVDLAEKDSDDKFVRTIVKTLDPNKYKINLSDYLL, encoded by the coding sequence ATGGACAGCCAAGAAAAAGATTTTGTAAACGCCAAGGATATAATAAACCAGTTCACGGTTATTATAAGGACTGCTTATATCCACGACCCCGGCAATATTGCCGTCACAACAGCAATGGACAGGTTTATTGCGCTTATGAGCCCTTTTATTGAGGCTGAGGGAGAACTGATGTTGGATCTTAGGGGAGAATTCTTCTATATCAATGATAAAAGAGTAAGATACCCTCTTGAGTTCCTGCCAAACTTTGATTTCCTGTCCAGGGAATTCAGGAAAAGAGGGCTTGGCAGTATTGCTTTTAAAGATACCTTGCAGCATGAAGACATCAGGGCCTTTTTGAAGGCATTTATAACATCTATGTTTTCAGAAACAACATTCGAGACTCTTGAAGAAAGCATGTCCGGCATTGACAGCATTAAGGTTGGGAAACTGAAGAAGATAAGAACTGCCGGCGAAGGAAAACCTGACGTTCGCAGGGCTGTAAAAAAGACATATTTCAACGCTGTTTCGCATACAAGGGCTGTCATGAGCAAATTAAAAGCAGGGGAAGAAGTGAGTATGAGGAAGACCAAAAGAGTGGTAGAGTCAATGGTGGACCTGATTCTGGAGGAAGAACAGCTCCTTATTGGCATGACATCCATTAAAGACTATGACGAATACACCTATAATCATTCGGTTAATGTGAGCATACTGTCAGTTGCGCTCGGGCAGAGGATCGGACTGAACAGAAAGGCGCTGACAGAACTCGGAATCGTGGCGCTGTTCCATGACTTAGGAAAGATAGAAGTGCCAAAGGAAATATTGAACAAGTCTACCAGCTTTACCGAGCAGGAATGGGACCTAGTAAAAAAACATCCCTTCTGGGGCGTAAGGGCGCTGTTGAGGATGAAAAAAATTGACTACACCTCGATAAGATCTGCCATTACTTCATTTGAGCATCACATGTACTGCGACCTTTCCGGGTATCCGAAAATAAAAGAATCAATAGAACTGGACTTTTATTCAAAAATCGTCACGCTTGCCGACAACTATGACGGAATGACATCATCAAGGGTGTATGCAAGGATACCCATACCGCCTGACAAGGCCCTAAGCCTTATGATGGAAAAGGCAGGGACGCAGCTTGACCCTACCCTTTTTAAATTTTTCACAAATATGATGGGTATTTTCCCTATAGGCACATTTGTTATGCTTGACACAAAAGAACTCGGGCTTGTCTATCAAAGCGGCGCTATGTTTTTAAACAGGCCTCAGATTCTTGTCATTATTAACAGCAAAGAAGAAAAAGTTGACGGCTATGTTGTGGACCTTGCAGAAAAAGACTCTGACGACAAATTCGTAAGGACGATTGTTAAAACCTTGGACCCCAATAAGTATAAGATTAATCTCTCAGATTATCTGCTTTAA